The Roseibium sp. Sym1 nucleotide sequence AGGGCCTGATCGAGCTGATAGACGCCTCGCCGATCCCACTGCGCGATGCCCGCTTCGCTTGGCCGGAGGCCGACAGCCGGGTGCGCGGCCTCAAGCTCTACGTTCACTATGACCCCGAGACGAAGCATCCGACCTGCTTCGACCTGACCTCGCCCAAGGTCAGTGACACGACCCTTGCCCGCGCCATCACCATCACGCCGGGGGCGACTTATGTGTTCGACAAAGGGTTTGCCGACTATTCCTGGTGGTTTGGCCTCCATCAGGCCGGTGCCATCTTCGTCACCCGCCTGAAGAAGAACGCCCGCCGGCGCGAGGTCAGCGCGAACACGGACCAGCTCGAAGCCCCCATCCTCGCCGACAACAGTCTCAAGGTCGGTCACAAGAAGCCCCGTGGCGGGGCGGACAACCCGCTCTTCGGCACAACTTTGCGCGAGATCCTGGTCGAGCGCGAGAACAAGGAGCCTCTGCGGCTGGTCACCAACGACATGGAGCGCTCGGCCGAGGACATCGCCCAACTCTACAAGAAGCGCTGGCAGATCGAGCTGTTCTTCAAGTGGATCAAGCAGAACCTCAAGATCAAGACCTTCCTCGGACGCTCCGAAAATGCCGTCAGGATCCAGCTCTATGTCGCCCTCATCGCCTTCCTCCTGCTCAGGCTGCTGAAGGACACCTGTGCCAAGGCACACAAAGGCACCCTCAAGGATCTCATGGCACGATTGAAAGTCGCCCTCTTCAACCCCCTTGACCTCTCCGCGCGTCAAAAACCCAAACCAAGACCTCCGCGCCTCAGACCACCAAAACCCCAGCTGGAGTTGCAACTCGCATGAAAACCGACTGCACGACAAAAATCCCGGACAGCTGTGCGCGAAAGCGGGGACCAAGGAACCTGCATAGACCGCAATCGCCGATTAGTCTTCTTCCCACAGGTCACCCAGTTTCTCGCCGCCAAGCTCGGTACTTTCGTGCCAACTGACCCAAACTGGTAAATCGCAAAGCCCGATTTCCCGCAATTTGTCAGTTAAAAGTCTAGCTAACATTTTCGGATCGCTGGACAATTTGTGCTTCATAGCATAGCAATCAATCCGCCAATGAGGGTTGAAACCTTCGACGTCATTTGGCCGCCAAACAAAATATCTGGCGATTGGCGTTGAGATTGAACCACTACCAATTTTGTTTCTAAGGGCGTGATAGATTACACCGATCCGTGTTTCGGTAGTTTCGTCGCCTTCTGCCCGATAGATTTCGTTCAGATCAAACTTATGCATACCAATGACCTCGCCAAAATTCGGAGAACACTAGGTATTTAGCTCCACCGGCTCAATGCTTTCTTGAGTCCAATTCGGTCAGTCACGGATCTCAGCAACAAGTTGATCACTACCGATGGAGTGTTCAACGAGACGCCGTCAGGAAATCTCTTCCAGGAGATCCGCCAGCCCTTCGGGTTCCGTCACCATGGCGTCGTGGCCGGTGGCGATCTGCGAGACGGGCCAGCCATGGCGAAGCGCGCGTTTGAGCGCGACCTTGGCAGGTGGATAGGGCGGATCGGTGCACTGGATGTAATGGACCGGCAGGCCGTTACCGAGCGGATGTTTCAGTTCCAGTGCGGTCGTGAAGGTCCGGAACGGATGCGGGGTCAGGCGCGGTTCCAGAAAGGCGACGTCCTCCGGCCTCGTCACACCGAAGCTTTCCGGCGGCGCCGGTGGCAGGCTGAGGCCGCCGCTCGACGTTTCGGCAAGCGCCTTGCGGTCGGCGGCCAGCTCCGGGGGAAGAAGATCGAACCAGGTCTCGCCGCTCTCCAGCATGATCGCGTCCAGATAGACGAGCTTGCCGATCCGTTCGGGAATGACATCGGCGGCACCGGTGACCGGAATGCCGCCGAAACTGTGGCCAACCAGGACGACCTCTTTCAGATCCTCGCAGTCCAGGTGTCGGACGATGTCCTCGACAAAGGTCTGGATGGTGATGTCGGTGTTGATCAGATGCGCGCGTTCGCCGAGCCCGGTCTGGGTCGGCGTGGTGACGCGGTGACCGCGCGCGCGCAGGATATCGGCGACACGTGACCAGCACCAGCCTCCATGCCAGACGCCATGCACGAGCACAAAGGATTTCGATCCCGGCATTGCCCCTCCCCGTCCGGCCTATTCGGCGGCTTCCGCGCCGGCCGCCTGCTGGAAATCGCGCCGCTGTTTCAGCTTGTGGCCGACTTCGACGATCGCTTCCAGCGCCGGGATCAGGTCGTGGCCGAGATCGGTCAGCTCATATTCGACCGAGGGCGGCGAGGTCGGGCGGACATGACGCAGCAGCACACCGCGCTGTTCCAGCTCCGACAGGCGGGCGGACAGGACCTTGCCGGAGACCGGCGGAATGTCGATCTTCAGTTCGTTGAAGCGACGCGGTCCCGCACGCAGGCTCCAGATCACGTTCGGTGCCCAGGCGCCCGCGATCACCTGCATGCACTGGGTCAGGCTGCAGGTCCCGACCGGCTTAGGGCTTCGATTCTTGCGGATCTTGAGAGGCATTTTCCTGTTTCTCTTTTTCGGTCCTGGCTTCGCCCATTTGCGTTGGCTCTCATTTGCCGACCAGGACGACAGCACGTTTGTATCTGGGTGTCACCCCGGACAAGCGCAGCGCGATCCGGGGCCTACTCGCAGTGCCCCTTGCTGAAGCAGATCATGTCTGACCCACTGCATTTCCCAATTGCCAAAGCACTGGCAACGAGTGGGGCCCGGGTCTCCCTCCGGTCGCCCGGGGTGACACGGAGTTGAGAGCAACTGCCTTCGAAAACTTGTCCCAAGTCAGTTTCCCTTGAACGTTCCCCTGGCCCCTTGTTCGCCAGGAACAATGCCACATCAACCACCCATTCCCCGGTTTCATCGCGGTCATCAGGTATCCCGGCGGTAACCCGATAATGAAAGTTACCAATAGAAACCTACTTGTCAATGGTGACTTCAATCAGCACCTTCCGGGCATCACACCACACGAAGGAGCTTACCGATGAAACTGTTCTACAAACCCGGCGCGTGTTCCATGGCCGCCCATATCCTGCTCAACGAGGCCGGTGCGGATTACAGCCTTGAAAAGGTCGACACCGGAGCCGGCCTGACCGAGACCGGCGCGTCTTATTCGACGACCAATCCGCGCGGCTATGTTCCGGCTCTCCAGTTCGACAATGGCGATGTCCTGACGGAAAACGTCGCCATCCTGCACTGGCTGGGCGAACAATTCCCTGGGATTGCCTCAAACAGCGACGGCCAGCCGCTCGACCGGTTCCGCCTGCTGGAACTGCTGAGCTTCCTTTCCTCCGAACTGCACAAGGCCTTCAGTCCGTATTTCTCCGGCAAGGACTTTTCCGACGCCGAGAAAGCCGAACATCTGGACAAGCTGAACGCCAAGTTCGGCCAGTTCGATGCGCTGCTTGAAAAAGGCGGTGACTATCTTCTGGGAGACACGTTCTCGGTCGCCGACGCCTATGCGTTCGTGATCCTGAACTGGACCAACTTCATCGGCGTTTCCCTGGAAGGCTGGCCACGCGTGAAGACCTATGTCGCGCGGATCAGTGCCCGTCCGGCCACCCAAAAGACGCTCACCGAGGAAGGGCTGGCGGCATGAGCAACGCAATCGGCGCGCTGGAAGCCGTGATCTCGGACTATTTCGACGCGCTCTATCATTGCGACACACAGCTATTGCAGTCCGTGTTCCACGAAAAGGCGATCTACGCCACAGCGGACGAAACGCCTCTGCTCTACCGCACCATGGAGGACTACGTGCCGGTCGTCGCCGCGCGCCAGTCCCCGGCATCCCGCGGAGAGACCCGAAAGGATGCGATCGACGAGATCCAGCTTGCGGGGGCCAACACCGCCTTTGCCCGTGTCCGATGCTCGATCGGCGACAAGGATTTCACGGATTTCCTGACCTTCGTCCGGGACCAGGGACGCTGGCAGATCATGTCCAAGATCTTTGAAATCAAACCGCGTGAACAAGGAGGCAGCTGACATGCCCTACGTGAACATCCAGGTCACCCGTGAAGGCGTGACACCCGACCAGAAAGCCAGGTTGATCAAGGGCACGACCGACCTGCTGGCCGACGTGCTCGGCAAGGATCCGATGACCACCTTCGTCGTGATCGAAGAGGTCGCCCTGGAAAACTGGGGCATCGGCGGCCTGCCCGTGGACACGTTCCGCGCAAGACAGGCAGCGGCTTCCGGCCGCTGATCCACATGTGAGCCGGAGAAATCCGGCTCACACGCCCCGGGAACACTCAGGCCCCGGGAGAAGCCGAAGCGCTCACC carries:
- a CDS encoding IS4 family transposase: MPFIRTAFHRVLEPLDRRVVSEHKGNHGVGEGDGAWTCQRHLKALLFAQLAGLSSLREIEQALAARPEALYHLGLRVPGKSTLSDANAARPAAVFRDLAGHLMSDVTRRLRQEGKGLIELIDASPIPLRDARFAWPEADSRVRGLKLYVHYDPETKHPTCFDLTSPKVSDTTLARAITITPGATYVFDKGFADYSWWFGLHQAGAIFVTRLKKNARRREVSANTDQLEAPILADNSLKVGHKKPRGGADNPLFGTTLREILVERENKEPLRLVTNDMERSAEDIAQLYKKRWQIELFFKWIKQNLKIKTFLGRSENAVRIQLYVALIAFLLLRLLKDTCAKAHKGTLKDLMARLKVALFNPLDLSARQKPKPRPPRLRPPKPQLELQLA
- a CDS encoding alpha/beta fold hydrolase; translation: MPGSKSFVLVHGVWHGGWCWSRVADILRARGHRVTTPTQTGLGERAHLINTDITIQTFVEDIVRHLDCEDLKEVVLVGHSFGGIPVTGAADVIPERIGKLVYLDAIMLESGETWFDLLPPELAADRKALAETSSGGLSLPPAPPESFGVTRPEDVAFLEPRLTPHPFRTFTTALELKHPLGNGLPVHYIQCTDPPYPPAKVALKRALRHGWPVSQIATGHDAMVTEPEGLADLLEEIS
- a CDS encoding winged helix-turn-helix transcriptional regulator: MPLKIRKNRSPKPVGTCSLTQCMQVIAGAWAPNVIWSLRAGPRRFNELKIDIPPVSGKVLSARLSELEQRGVLLRHVRPTSPPSVEYELTDLGHDLIPALEAIVEVGHKLKQRRDFQQAAGAEAAE
- a CDS encoding glutathione binding-like protein codes for the protein MKLFYKPGACSMAAHILLNEAGADYSLEKVDTGAGLTETGASYSTTNPRGYVPALQFDNGDVLTENVAILHWLGEQFPGIASNSDGQPLDRFRLLELLSFLSSELHKAFSPYFSGKDFSDAEKAEHLDKLNAKFGQFDALLEKGGDYLLGDTFSVADAYAFVILNWTNFIGVSLEGWPRVKTYVARISARPATQKTLTEEGLAA
- a CDS encoding nuclear transport factor 2 family protein, producing MSNAIGALEAVISDYFDALYHCDTQLLQSVFHEKAIYATADETPLLYRTMEDYVPVVAARQSPASRGETRKDAIDEIQLAGANTAFARVRCSIGDKDFTDFLTFVRDQGRWQIMSKIFEIKPREQGGS
- a CDS encoding tautomerase family protein; this encodes MPYVNIQVTREGVTPDQKARLIKGTTDLLADVLGKDPMTTFVVIEEVALENWGIGGLPVDTFRARQAAASGR